The Lutibacter sp. Hel_I_33_5 genome has a window encoding:
- a CDS encoding serine hydrolase, protein MKLKCTFFLLIFFSLVTAQAQLSEIQSQKINSLFNSWTEPNQPGGTLGIMQNGKIIYSKAFGLASLEYQVPNTTETIFNIASVSKQITAMGIVLLHQKGLLSIDDDIRKHLPDMPDFGHTITIRHMLHHTSGMRSLHSMLSLAGWRRGDYRTNDDLYRFMLKQKELNFIPGDEYLYCNTGYILMTNIIENVTKEKFPQWMKANIFEPLGMTNTYVEDRYDRIVPNNATSYYDSKDGFFRAVEFWGYVGSGNVHSTTRDLLNWSQNFSKPSSNWGSAFEMLKTTDKLNDGSENNYAFGVFIDEFNGYKTIQHGGSIGGFRSSLSSYPEEKLDIAILANFSSSKIGKIERDIVRILLKDKPKTIAKITKPNIPNNETIYALEQIIGRYEVKLGTIAKISIENDSLHVLQEWNKSEYNIYNTNGNVYKISEKSKVEFEFSELKNNKAQVLTVYNNGNKSEAKRYLDKDLSDINLNDYIGRFYSQELESTIDILPKKEQIIAHHARLGNYPLQLLAKDTLKNSNFGTIKIIRDIENMIIGIRISNGRAKNVWFEKQK, encoded by the coding sequence ATGAAATTAAAGTGTACATTTTTTTTACTAATCTTTTTTAGCTTAGTTACAGCACAAGCTCAATTGAGTGAAATTCAATCTCAAAAAATTAACAGTTTATTTAATTCATGGACAGAACCTAATCAACCAGGAGGTACTCTTGGAATTATGCAAAATGGAAAAATTATTTACTCAAAAGCATTTGGCTTAGCTAGTTTAGAATATCAAGTGCCAAATACTACAGAAACTATCTTCAATATAGCATCAGTTTCTAAACAGATAACTGCTATGGGAATTGTATTACTTCACCAGAAAGGTTTACTGTCAATAGATGATGATATACGCAAACATTTGCCAGATATGCCAGATTTTGGACATACTATTACTATACGTCATATGCTACATCACACAAGTGGAATGCGTAGCTTACACTCTATGCTTAGTTTAGCTGGCTGGCGACGAGGAGACTATAGGACTAATGATGATCTGTATCGTTTTATGCTAAAACAGAAAGAATTAAACTTTATTCCTGGTGATGAATATTTGTATTGTAATACTGGATACATACTAATGACCAATATTATTGAAAATGTAACTAAAGAAAAGTTTCCACAATGGATGAAAGCTAATATTTTTGAGCCTTTAGGAATGACAAATACTTACGTAGAGGATAGATATGACAGAATTGTTCCAAATAATGCCACTTCTTATTATGATTCAAAAGATGGTTTTTTTAGAGCAGTAGAGTTTTGGGGATATGTAGGCTCTGGTAACGTACACTCAACTACAAGAGACCTATTAAACTGGTCGCAAAATTTTAGTAAACCATCTTCAAATTGGGGTTCTGCTTTTGAAATGCTGAAGACAACTGATAAACTTAATGATGGTAGTGAAAATAATTATGCCTTTGGTGTATTTATTGATGAATTTAATGGATACAAAACAATTCAACATGGAGGTAGCATTGGAGGTTTTAGATCTTCTCTAAGTAGTTATCCTGAAGAAAAGTTAGATATTGCAATATTGGCTAATTTTTCTTCATCCAAAATCGGAAAAATAGAGCGTGATATTGTGAGAATTTTATTAAAAGATAAACCAAAGACAATTGCAAAAATTACAAAGCCAAATATTCCAAATAATGAAACCATATATGCTTTAGAACAGATAATAGGGAGATACGAAGTCAAATTAGGAACTATAGCTAAAATAAGTATAGAAAATGACTCTTTACACGTATTACAAGAATGGAACAAATCTGAATACAATATTTACAATACTAATGGTAATGTTTATAAAATATCAGAAAAATCTAAAGTTGAGTTTGAATTTTCAGAATTAAAAAACAATAAAGCTCAAGTACTTACAGTATATAATAATGGGAATAAATCTGAAGCAAAAAGATATTTAGACAAAGATTTATCTGATATTAATTTAAACGACTATATAGGAAGATTTTACAGCCAAGAACTTGAAAGCACAATTGATATTCTTCCTAAAAAAGAGCAAATAATTGCTCATCATGCTAGACTTGGAAATTATCCATTACAACTTCTCGCAAAAGACACATTAAAAAACTCAAACTTTGGGACAATAAAAATTATACGTGATATTGAAAATATGATAATTGGAATTAGAATTTCCAATGGAAGAGCCAAAAATGTTTGGTTTGAAAAACAGAAGTAA
- a CDS encoding rhodanese-related sulfurtransferase gives MQLYNKLSAKERAELIDKAGKERLTISFYQYYKIENPQLLRDKLFLEWNELDVLGRIYVSYEGINAQLSVPSENLYALKDQLDAISFLKDIRLNIAVEQDNKSFLKLKVKVRNKIVADGLNDETFDVTNKGVHLNAKEFNEMLTNPDTVCVDMRNHYESEIGHFDGAVTPDVDTFRDSLDLIEEDLKEYKDDKNLLMYCTGGIRCEKASAYYKHKGFKNVFQLEGGIIEYTRQVNSEGIENKFIGKNFVFDHRRAEKITDDVVANCHQCGKPCDNHTNCANEACHLLFIQCDDCAEKTENTCSTDCQEIIQLSFEEQKELRKGKGNSNKIFKKGRSEVLKFKK, from the coding sequence ATGCAACTGTACAACAAGTTAAGCGCCAAAGAACGCGCTGAATTAATAGACAAAGCTGGTAAAGAACGACTTACAATTTCTTTCTATCAATATTATAAGATAGAAAATCCACAATTACTTAGAGATAAATTATTTTTAGAATGGAACGAGTTAGACGTTCTTGGAAGAATCTATGTTTCTTACGAGGGAATTAATGCGCAATTATCCGTTCCGTCAGAAAATTTATATGCTTTAAAAGATCAATTAGATGCGATTTCTTTTTTAAAAGATATTCGTTTGAATATCGCTGTTGAGCAAGACAATAAATCGTTTTTAAAATTAAAAGTGAAGGTTAGAAACAAAATTGTTGCCGATGGTTTAAATGATGAAACTTTTGATGTAACTAATAAAGGGGTTCATTTAAATGCGAAGGAATTCAACGAAATGCTAACAAATCCAGATACGGTTTGTGTGGATATGCGAAATCATTACGAAAGCGAAATCGGGCATTTTGATGGCGCCGTAACACCAGATGTTGATACGTTTAGAGATTCTTTAGATTTGATTGAAGAAGATTTAAAAGAGTATAAAGATGACAAAAATTTATTGATGTATTGTACTGGTGGAATTCGATGTGAAAAAGCCTCAGCCTATTATAAACACAAAGGATTTAAGAATGTTTTTCAGTTAGAAGGCGGAATTATAGAATATACACGACAAGTAAATTCTGAGGGTATAGAAAATAAATTTATTGGTAAAAATTTTGTCTTCGATCATCGAAGAGCAGAAAAAATTACTGATGATGTTGTTGCTAATTGTCATCAATGTGGAAAACCATGTGACAATCATACAAATTGCGCAAACGAAGCCTGCCATTTACTGTTTATTCAATGTGATGATTGTGCAGAAAAAACAGAAAATACCTGTTCTACTGATTGCCAAGAAATAATTCAATTATCTTTTGAAGAACAAAAAGAGTTAAGAAAAGGTAAAGGAAATAGTAATAAAATTTTTAAAAAAGGTAGAAGTGAAGTTTTGAAGTTTAAGAAATAG
- a CDS encoding GNAT family N-acetyltransferase, whose translation MLRNVTLQDAEAIKEIYNYYVETSVANLEEHIVDLTYIENQIETITKDFPWLVFEDENEIVGFAYASSWKNRSGYNKTAQVTVYLKNDVTKKGIGSQLYKQLIDRLEKTDLHVLIGGISLPNEASVRLHEKFGFEKVAHFKQTGFKFNKWVDVGYWQLIINQNKK comes from the coding sequence ATGTTAAGAAATGTTACTTTACAAGATGCGGAAGCAATAAAAGAAATCTACAATTATTATGTAGAAACTTCTGTTGCTAATTTAGAAGAGCATATTGTTGATTTAACTTATATTGAAAACCAAATTGAAACTATTACCAAAGATTTTCCTTGGTTGGTTTTTGAAGATGAAAATGAAATTGTTGGTTTTGCATATGCAAGTTCTTGGAAAAACAGAAGTGGTTATAACAAAACCGCACAAGTTACGGTGTATTTAAAAAATGATGTAACTAAAAAAGGGATTGGAAGTCAGTTATATAAACAATTAATTGATCGTTTAGAAAAAACTGATTTGCATGTTTTAATTGGCGGAATTTCTTTACCAAATGAAGCTAGTGTTAGATTACACGAAAAATTTGGTTTTGAAAAAGTAGCACATTTTAAACAAACAGGGTTTAAATTTAATAAATGGGTTGATGTTGGTTATTGGCAACTAATTATTAATCAGAATAAAAAGTAA
- a CDS encoding aspartate-semialdehyde dehydrogenase — translation MKVAVVGATGMVGTVMLRVLEERNFPITELIPVASARSAGKKLNYKGNDYTVVTLEDAVTMNADVALFSAGGDTSLEWAPKFADAGTTVIDNSSAWRMDPTKKLVVPEINGDVLTSDDKIIANPNCSTIQLVMALSPLHLKYKMKRVVISTYQSVSGTGVKAVQQLDNEEAGIEGEMAYPHPIGRNALPHCDVFMENGYTKEEMKLVKEPKKILRDQSFSVTATAVRIPTAGGHSEAVNVQFENDFDVAEVRQLLSDTPGVVVQDDLANNVYPMPITANDKDEVFVGRIRRDESQENTLNLWVVSDNLRKGAATNTVQIAEYLVANNLV, via the coding sequence ATGAAAGTAGCTGTAGTGGGCGCAACTGGAATGGTTGGCACAGTAATGTTAAGAGTATTAGAAGAACGTAATTTTCCTATAACAGAGTTAATTCCTGTTGCATCGGCAAGATCTGCTGGGAAAAAATTAAACTATAAAGGAAACGATTATACCGTTGTTACCTTAGAAGATGCTGTTACCATGAATGCAGATGTAGCATTATTTTCTGCCGGAGGTGATACTTCTTTAGAATGGGCTCCAAAATTTGCAGATGCTGGTACAACAGTAATCGATAATTCTTCTGCTTGGAGAATGGATCCGACAAAAAAATTAGTAGTTCCAGAAATTAATGGTGATGTTTTAACTAGTGATGATAAAATTATTGCGAATCCAAACTGTTCTACGATTCAATTAGTAATGGCTTTATCTCCATTACACTTAAAATATAAAATGAAACGTGTGGTTATTTCTACCTATCAATCTGTTTCTGGAACAGGTGTTAAAGCGGTTCAGCAATTAGATAATGAAGAAGCAGGAATTGAAGGCGAAATGGCATATCCACATCCTATAGGTAGAAATGCATTACCTCATTGTGATGTTTTTATGGAAAACGGTTACACCAAAGAGGAAATGAAATTGGTGAAAGAACCTAAGAAAATTTTACGCGATCAATCTTTTTCTGTAACAGCAACTGCAGTACGAATTCCTACTGCTGGTGGGCATTCTGAAGCTGTAAATGTTCAGTTTGAAAATGATTTTGATGTAGCAGAAGTTCGTCAATTATTAAGTGATACACCTGGAGTTGTTGTGCAAGATGATTTGGCAAATAATGTATATCCGATGCCAATTACTGCAAACGATAAAGATGAGGTTTTTGTTGGTAGAATTAGAAGAGACGAATCTCAAGAAAATACCTTAAATTTGTGGGTTGTTTCTGATAACCTTAGAAAAGGTGCAGCAACAAATACCGTTCAAATAGCCGAATATTTAGTAGCAAATAATTTGGTGTAA
- a CDS encoding ferredoxin--NADP reductase — translation MAAFYKVNIQEVIQETANAVSVLFDIPENLKSNFSFTAGQYITLKKEINGEEIRRAYSICSSPKSGDIKVAIKAVENGTFSVFATSELKKGDEIEISEPEGLFTLQPEAHKNYIGFAAGSGITPVLSMIKTVLETESSANFTLVYGNKTDDSVIFKTELEKLVIDYPNNFKLHTIFSRENVKNALRGRIDGNVCNYFVKNMYKETSFDAAFLCGPEEMIQEVTSALKLNNFSKENIHFELFTASVDEEKASQVKEGSTEVTVLLDDEETTFTMAQTDDILAASLRNDIDAPYSCQGGVCSSCLCKVTEGNAVMVKNSILTDGEVADGFILACQAHPTTPKISIDFDDV, via the coding sequence ATGGCAGCATTTTACAAAGTAAACATACAAGAAGTTATACAAGAAACCGCAAATGCGGTTTCTGTTTTATTTGATATCCCTGAAAACTTAAAATCTAATTTTTCTTTTACAGCAGGGCAATATATCACGCTTAAAAAAGAAATTAATGGCGAAGAAATTAGAAGAGCCTATTCTATTTGTTCTTCACCAAAAAGTGGTGATATTAAAGTTGCTATAAAAGCAGTTGAAAACGGAACATTTTCTGTCTTTGCTACTTCTGAGTTAAAAAAAGGTGATGAAATTGAAATTTCTGAACCTGAAGGGTTGTTTACACTTCAACCAGAAGCTCATAAAAATTATATTGGATTTGCTGCTGGTAGTGGAATTACACCCGTTTTATCGATGATAAAAACAGTTTTAGAAACTGAAAGCTCAGCAAATTTCACTTTAGTATATGGTAATAAAACTGATGATAGTGTCATTTTTAAAACTGAACTAGAAAAATTAGTTATCGATTATCCAAATAACTTTAAACTCCACACCATCTTTAGTAGAGAAAATGTAAAAAATGCTCTACGAGGTAGAATTGATGGAAATGTTTGTAATTACTTTGTAAAAAATATGTACAAAGAAACTTCTTTTGATGCTGCTTTTTTATGTGGTCCAGAAGAAATGATTCAAGAAGTTACATCGGCTTTAAAATTAAACAATTTTTCTAAAGAAAATATTCATTTCGAGCTTTTTACCGCTTCAGTTGATGAAGAAAAAGCGAGTCAAGTTAAAGAAGGTTCTACAGAAGTTACGGTGCTTTTAGATGATGAAGAAACTACGTTTACCATGGCGCAAACTGATGATATTTTAGCAGCTTCTTTGCGTAATGATATCGATGCTCCTTATTCTTGTCAAGGTGGTGTTTGTAGCTCATGTTTATGTAAAGTAACTGAAGGAAATGCGGTAATGGTGAAAAACTCTATCTTAACCGATGGTGAAGTTGCTGACGGATTTATTCTTGCCTGTCAAGCACATCCAACAACTCCAAAAATTTCTATTGATTTTGATGACGTATAA
- a CDS encoding LysE family translocator: MDFYDLKNAFFIGFFMSFMIGPVFFMLLKTSILKGIRAAIAFDIGVILGDITFILIAYFGSRSLLEKIKDDPRLFFIGGLVLIIYGLITYLDKNNKKEMEEPQVEIPESNNYFQLMIKGFFLNFINVGVLAFWLGTVLVIGPSLDMNSTHIFWYFAVVILGYAISDIGKILLAKQLKNKLTPLVIYKIKRGMGILLIVFGAVLMLKGFIPKDKIDTLMEKVEIKKS, translated from the coding sequence ATGGATTTTTACGATTTAAAAAATGCTTTTTTTATTGGATTTTTCATGTCTTTCATGATTGGTCCAGTTTTTTTTATGCTTTTAAAAACGAGTATTTTAAAAGGAATTAGAGCCGCTATTGCTTTTGATATTGGTGTTATTTTAGGTGACATTACCTTTATACTCATCGCATATTTTGGCAGTAGAAGTTTACTAGAAAAAATTAAAGACGATCCACGACTATTTTTTATTGGAGGTTTGGTGTTAATCATTTACGGATTGATTACCTATCTAGATAAAAACAATAAAAAAGAAATGGAAGAACCTCAAGTTGAAATTCCAGAAAGCAATAATTACTTTCAATTGATGATAAAAGGGTTCTTTTTAAACTTTATTAATGTTGGTGTTTTAGCTTTTTGGTTGGGAACCGTTTTAGTTATTGGTCCATCACTTGATATGAATTCTACGCATATTTTTTGGTATTTTGCAGTAGTAATTCTTGGATATGCAATTTCCGATATTGGTAAAATACTGCTTGCAAAGCAATTAAAAAACAAACTAACTCCATTAGTCATTTATAAAATTAAACGCGGAATGGGCATTTTATTAATTGTTTTTGGAGCCGTTTTAATGTTAAAAGGCTTTATCCCTAAAGATAAAATTGACACCTTAATGGAAAAGGTAGAAATAAAAAAAAGTTAG
- a CDS encoding HupE/UreJ family protein: MKKKIVLSFNSFVSFLKIGAKHVLKFSIYNYILFLVLLSIVFSFKKWRKVCLLVVLITGSYLIAMALIVFSGINVKLDIIKFVIPLLIFSLAIINGFSFKEHLKSKEYMAFAFAVLFGFFNGLGSSENFNLLIGRNESEFIPLIEVAFGVISSISIIILLLLLVNTLLQKFIKISKVNWILGFSIIVICISFPMIIKQIIY; encoded by the coding sequence ATCAAAAAAAAAATAGTATTAAGTTTTAATTCATTTGTTTCTTTTTTAAAAATAGGAGCAAAACATGTACTAAAATTTTCTATTTATAATTACATACTATTCTTAGTTCTTTTGTCAATTGTTTTTAGTTTCAAAAAATGGAGAAAAGTATGTTTACTAGTTGTATTAATAACTGGAAGTTATTTAATCGCAATGGCATTAATTGTCTTTAGCGGTATAAATGTTAAACTTGATATTATTAAGTTTGTTATTCCATTACTTATTTTTTCTTTAGCCATTATAAACGGGTTTAGTTTTAAAGAACATTTAAAGAGTAAAGAATATATGGCATTTGCATTTGCAGTGCTATTTGGCTTTTTTAATGGATTGGGATCCTCGGAGAATTTCAACTTGTTAATTGGCAGAAATGAAAGTGAATTTATCCCATTAATTGAAGTTGCATTTGGTGTTATCTCTTCTATATCAATAATAATTTTATTATTATTACTTGTAAATACGCTTCTTCAAAAATTTATTAAAATATCAAAAGTAAATTGGATTTTAGGATTTTCAATAATTGTAATTTGTATTTCTTTCCCAATGATAATAAAGCAAATTATATACTAA
- a CDS encoding M1 family metallopeptidase — protein sequence MKKLVVLAIATAVLIACANTKTATYSEKTNVALSTNNYWQQHVDYTMDIDMNVNTYQYKGTQKLVYTNNSPDELDKVFYHLYFNAFQPNSQMDIRNRNIKDPSKKIGDKISKLSPSEIGYIKVNSLKQNGSSVKHETIGTILEVTLNKGIKPGESVTFDMIFDAQVPNQIRRSGRNSAEGVALSMSQWYPKMAEYDFQGWHTPPYIAREFHGVWGDFDVTIHIDKKYTIGGSGYLQNPQDIGHGYQDKSKPVEVSKTNKLSWHFKAPNVHDFTWAADPEYIHDILKMSNGIDLHFLYKKNLESKYLENWKKLQPKTAELMTYFSKHVGQYPYKQYSVIQGGDGGMEYAMSTLITGKRKFGSLFGVTAHEMAHTWFQFLLATNESLHPWMDEGFTTYISNKAENEILNQGQKNPHTGSYRGYNYVVKNKIEESLSTHADRYTTNTGYGVASYSKGNIFLSQLEYVIGAENVAKGLKKYFNDFSFKHPTPNDIKRSMEKVSGIHLDWYLNEWTQTIHTIDYGVKSIDGKSITLERIGKMPMPMDVEVTYIDDSKESFNIPLRMMRGKKPTSATILEDWTWAHPTYTFTTSKEVKSVEIDSSGLLADINLGNNAIGLSKKK from the coding sequence ATGAAAAAACTAGTTGTTTTGGCAATTGCTACGGCTGTGTTAATTGCATGTGCAAACACAAAAACTGCAACCTATTCAGAAAAAACTAATGTAGCTTTAAGTACCAATAATTATTGGCAGCAACATGTAGATTATACGATGGATATTGATATGAATGTAAATACATATCAATATAAAGGAACTCAGAAATTAGTGTACACAAATAATTCACCAGATGAATTAGATAAGGTTTTTTATCACTTATATTTTAATGCCTTTCAGCCGAATTCTCAAATGGATATCCGCAATAGAAATATTAAAGATCCAAGTAAAAAAATTGGCGATAAGATTTCTAAATTATCACCTAGTGAAATAGGGTATATTAAAGTGAATTCGTTAAAACAAAATGGATCGTCTGTTAAGCATGAAACTATTGGAACTATTTTAGAAGTAACTTTAAATAAAGGGATAAAACCTGGAGAAAGTGTAACGTTTGATATGATTTTTGACGCTCAAGTGCCAAATCAAATTAGAAGATCTGGTAGAAATAGTGCAGAAGGAGTTGCTTTATCAATGTCGCAATGGTATCCAAAAATGGCAGAATATGATTTTCAAGGGTGGCACACACCGCCATATATTGCACGTGAGTTTCATGGTGTTTGGGGAGATTTTGATGTCACCATTCATATCGATAAAAAATATACCATTGGAGGGTCTGGATATTTACAAAATCCGCAAGATATTGGTCATGGATATCAAGATAAAAGCAAGCCAGTTGAGGTATCTAAAACAAATAAATTATCATGGCATTTTAAAGCACCAAATGTGCACGATTTTACCTGGGCAGCTGATCCAGAATATATTCATGATATTTTAAAAATGAGTAATGGAATTGATTTACACTTTTTATATAAGAAGAATTTAGAGTCAAAATACTTAGAAAATTGGAAAAAATTACAGCCTAAAACTGCTGAGTTAATGACCTATTTCTCTAAACATGTTGGTCAATATCCATATAAACAATATTCAGTGATTCAAGGGGGTGATGGCGGAATGGAATATGCAATGTCTACATTAATAACAGGTAAAAGAAAGTTTGGTAGTTTATTTGGTGTTACTGCGCACGAAATGGCGCATACATGGTTTCAGTTTTTATTAGCAACCAACGAAAGTTTACATCCTTGGATGGATGAAGGTTTTACAACCTATATTTCTAATAAAGCAGAAAATGAAATTTTAAATCAAGGACAAAAAAATCCTCATACGGGATCTTATAGAGGATATAATTATGTGGTGAAAAATAAGATAGAAGAATCACTTTCTACCCATGCAGATCGATATACTACAAATACAGGTTATGGTGTTGCAAGTTATTCTAAAGGGAATATTTTCTTATCCCAGTTAGAATATGTAATTGGTGCAGAAAATGTTGCTAAAGGACTTAAAAAGTATTTTAACGACTTTTCTTTTAAACATCCAACACCAAATGATATTAAGCGTTCAATGGAAAAAGTTTCAGGTATTCATTTAGATTGGTATTTAAACGAATGGACACAAACAATACATACCATTGATTATGGAGTAAAATCTATTGATGGAAAATCTATCACATTAGAAAGAATAGGTAAAATGCCTATGCCAATGGATGTTGAGGTAACTTATATTGATGATAGCAAAGAAAGTTTTAATATTCCTTTACGCATGATGCGAGGAAAAAAACCAACATCAGCTACTATTTTAGAAGATTGGACGTGGGCGCATCCTACGTATACATTTACAACGTCAAAAGAAGTAAAATCTGTTGAAATTGATTCAAGTGGTTTACTGGCGGATATTAATTTAGGAAATAATGCAATCGGTTTATCAAAAAAAAAATAG
- a CDS encoding S8 family peptidase: protein MRVLKPLMYSVVAATVLSSCSSINKIAVPNGSNIVVNATAKKGALTDAEKDNWQHLDLEKDSIPGMSINKAYEFLKGKTGIEVVVGVVDSGTDLKHEDLKDVAWVNKKEIAGNNKDDDNNGYVDDINGWNFLGNSYKEHLEYERILMNPSIADAETVAEVKKFQDKKVKEAEGNKKRYGGMLDNVTSAHKILSGHLGKEDYTDKEIEAIKSDDEKLKAAKGTADFAKRNGYTIPGIKKVLEGLVKKADATLSGENLKTDYRIPVGDNAYDINDKPGNGDGNSGHSTKDEAHGSHVSGIIGATRNNGKGMNGVANNVKIMAVRSVSDGDEYDKDVALGIRYAVDNGAKVINTSFGKGFSPNKEWVFDAIKYAEKNDVLIVNAAGNDGANIDVEKTFPNDSEDLKTEISDNFICIGAMSANYNENMPAGFSNYGKINVDVFAPGVQIHSTTPEGDYKKFSGTSMAAPSTAGVAALIRSYYPKLSASQVKHILMNSGTKVDLEVVKPGSRSQANPKGELVPFSELSVSGRVVNAYNALRMADRMVNGR, encoded by the coding sequence ATGAGAGTATTAAAACCATTAATGTACAGCGTTGTTGCGGCAACAGTTTTGTCAAGTTGTAGTTCAATAAATAAAATAGCCGTTCCAAACGGATCAAATATAGTTGTAAATGCAACAGCTAAAAAAGGAGCATTAACAGATGCAGAAAAAGATAATTGGCAACATTTAGATTTAGAAAAAGATTCTATTCCTGGAATGAGCATTAACAAAGCTTACGAATTTTTAAAAGGAAAAACAGGTATTGAGGTTGTTGTTGGTGTTGTTGATTCTGGTACAGACTTAAAACATGAAGATTTAAAAGATGTTGCTTGGGTTAACAAAAAAGAGATTGCAGGAAATAATAAAGACGATGATAATAATGGGTATGTAGATGATATTAATGGGTGGAATTTTTTAGGAAATTCATATAAAGAACATTTAGAATACGAACGTATTTTAATGAACCCTTCTATTGCTGACGCAGAAACTGTAGCTGAGGTTAAAAAGTTTCAAGATAAAAAGGTGAAAGAAGCGGAAGGTAATAAAAAACGCTACGGAGGAATGCTAGATAACGTGACTTCTGCACATAAAATTTTATCAGGTCATCTCGGTAAAGAAGATTATACAGATAAAGAAATAGAGGCAATTAAGTCCGATGATGAAAAGTTAAAAGCAGCTAAGGGTACAGCAGACTTTGCTAAAAGAAACGGATATACAATCCCTGGAATTAAAAAAGTTTTAGAAGGATTAGTTAAAAAAGCCGATGCAACGTTAAGTGGTGAAAACTTAAAAACAGATTATAGAATTCCTGTTGGAGATAATGCGTATGATATAAATGATAAACCTGGAAATGGCGATGGAAATTCTGGACATTCTACAAAAGATGAAGCACATGGTTCTCATGTTTCTGGAATTATAGGAGCAACAAGAAATAATGGAAAAGGAATGAACGGTGTTGCTAATAATGTAAAAATTATGGCAGTACGATCTGTTTCTGATGGAGATGAATACGATAAAGATGTAGCTTTAGGAATTCGTTATGCTGTAGATAATGGAGCAAAAGTAATTAATACAAGTTTTGGTAAAGGATTTTCTCCAAATAAAGAATGGGTTTTTGACGCAATAAAATACGCTGAAAAAAATGATGTATTGATTGTAAATGCAGCAGGTAATGACGGTGCAAATATTGATGTAGAAAAAACGTTTCCAAATGATTCAGAAGATTTAAAAACTGAAATTTCAGATAATTTTATTTGTATTGGTGCCATGAGTGCTAATTATAATGAGAATATGCCTGCAGGTTTTTCTAACTATGGTAAAATTAATGTAGATGTTTTTGCGCCAGGTGTTCAAATACATTCTACTACTCCAGAAGGAGATTACAAGAAATTTAGTGGTACTTCTATGGCAGCTCCATCTACTGCAGGTGTGGCAGCATTAATTAGATCGTATTATCCTAAGTTATCTGCAAGTCAGGTAAAACATATTTTAATGAATTCAGGTACTAAAGTTGACTTAGAAGTTGTAAAACCAGGTTCTAGAAGCCAAGCAAATCCTAAAGGAGAATTAGTTCCTTTTTCAGAGTTGTCGGTTTCAGGTAGAGTAGTAAATGCTTATAATGCATTACGTATGGCTGACAGAATGGTTAATGGTAGATAA
- a CDS encoding MBL fold metallo-hydrolase: MKIYPIETGNFKLDGGAMFGVVPKSLWQKTNPSDSNNMIEMSMRCMLIEDGERLILVDTGMGNKQSEKFFGYYFLFGDFSLDASLAKHGFHRDDITDVFLTHLHFDHCGGSIEWNAAKTGYQPAFKNAKFWSNENHWKWATEPNPREKASFLKENINPIKESGQLNFVHRNAKDQVGFNVLFMDGHTEKQMLPKIQYQGKTIVFMADLLPTVGHIPLPYVMGYDTRPLLTIKEKSAFLNEAAKNDYYLFLEHDAHNELCTVKQTEKGVRLKESYKFKDIFN, encoded by the coding sequence ATGAAAATTTATCCAATAGAAACAGGAAACTTTAAGTTAGATGGTGGTGCAATGTTTGGCGTTGTTCCAAAATCTTTGTGGCAAAAAACTAACCCTTCTGATAGTAATAATATGATAGAAATGAGTATGCGTTGCATGCTTATAGAAGATGGTGAAAGACTGATATTAGTAGATACAGGGATGGGAAATAAGCAATCTGAAAAGTTTTTTGGGTACTATTTTTTGTTTGGCGATTTTTCTTTAGACGCTTCGTTAGCAAAACATGGTTTTCATAGAGATGATATTACCGATGTTTTTTTAACACATTTACATTTTGATCATTGCGGTGGTTCAATTGAATGGAATGCTGCTAAAACGGGTTATCAACCAGCATTTAAAAACGCAAAGTTTTGGTCTAATGAAAATCATTGGAAATGGGCAACAGAACCAAATCCAAGAGAGAAAGCATCATTTTTAAAAGAGAACATCAATCCAATAAAAGAAAGTGGGCAATTAAATTTTGTCCACAGAAACGCAAAAGACCAAGTTGGTTTTAATGTGTTGTTTATGGATGGTCATACAGAAAAGCAAATGTTGCCTAAGATTCAATATCAAGGGAAAACAATTGTTTTCATGGCAGATTTATTACCAACTGTTGGCCATATTCCGTTACCTTATGTAATGGGGTATGATACAAGACCATTGTTAACGATTAAAGAAAAATCAGCTTTTTTAAACGAAGCTGCTAAAAATGATTATTACTTGTTTTTAGAGCATGATGCACACAATGAATTATGTACCGTAAAACAAACCGAAAAAGGAGTACGATTAAAAGAAAGTTATAAATTTAAAGATATATTTAATTAA